The Akkermansia muciniphila genome contains a region encoding:
- a CDS encoding D-alanine--D-alanine ligase, translated as MSTLKRDLRIALLLGGPGAEREVSLVSGKSVYDALCQAGFTNVTQVDVHGPDFRLPEGTELAYNIIHGTFGEDGALQTILEERGVPYTGAGSRSSALCFDKAESKKVFLDAGVPTPRAEILDCSGGIVMPSLPLPFVIKPPCEGSSVGVHIVHRQEDILPAMEEAVTHGSTVLVEEFIQGRELTVGVLDGEALPVIHICPRSGFYDLSNKYPWMNMGGGTDYICPADLPEETAQKVQDAALKAYRAAGVEVYGRVDVLLREQDGEPFVLEINTIPGMTPSSLLPKAAAAAGWPYGSLCEKIAELSLATPRK; from the coding sequence ATGAGCACTCTCAAGCGCGACCTCAGGATCGCCCTTCTTCTGGGCGGTCCCGGAGCTGAACGGGAAGTATCCCTCGTCTCCGGCAAATCCGTTTACGACGCCCTGTGCCAGGCCGGATTCACCAACGTAACGCAGGTGGACGTGCACGGCCCGGACTTCCGCCTGCCGGAAGGCACGGAACTGGCCTACAACATCATCCACGGCACCTTCGGCGAGGACGGAGCCCTTCAAACCATTCTGGAGGAACGCGGCGTTCCGTACACGGGTGCCGGCTCCCGTTCCAGCGCCCTGTGCTTTGACAAGGCCGAATCCAAGAAAGTGTTCCTGGACGCCGGAGTGCCCACCCCGCGCGCGGAAATTCTGGACTGTTCCGGCGGCATCGTGATGCCTTCCCTCCCCCTCCCCTTTGTCATCAAGCCCCCCTGCGAGGGTTCCAGCGTGGGCGTCCACATTGTCCACAGGCAGGAAGACATTCTCCCCGCCATGGAGGAAGCCGTTACCCACGGTTCCACCGTGCTGGTGGAGGAATTCATTCAGGGCCGTGAACTTACGGTGGGCGTTCTGGACGGGGAGGCCCTCCCCGTCATCCATATCTGCCCCCGCTCCGGGTTCTACGACCTGAGCAACAAGTACCCGTGGATGAACATGGGCGGCGGCACGGACTACATCTGCCCCGCGGACCTGCCGGAGGAAACCGCCCAAAAGGTGCAGGATGCCGCCCTGAAGGCCTACCGCGCCGCCGGCGTGGAAGTGTACGGCCGCGTGGACGTGCTGCTGCGTGAACAGGACGGCGAGCCTTTTGTGCTGGAAATCAACACCATTCCCGGCATGACCCCCTCCAGCCTGCTGCCCAAGGCCGCCGCGGCCGCAGGATGGCCCTACGGCTCCCTTTGCGAAAAAATAGCGGAATTATCGCTAGCCACCCCCCGGAAATAG
- the murC gene encoding UDP-N-acetylmuramate--L-alanine ligase translates to MIEILRKRLMDREHPARLHLIGVAGSGMSGLALMLMEMGHRVSGCDRVTSTETERLQSLGLSFSCPHSADAVSDAEIVIYSSAIREDNPALAAARKLGIPCMRRAECLAAILNGKKGVVVSGTHGKTTTSALCAHLMREGRMRPCHYVGAEIPVLGTNAHWNEDSEYLVAEGDESDGTLVNYIPEHSIVLNIEPEHLDHYKDLDEIKAVFNQLCSQTRGSIIYCRAHPGAADVCAAYPNSVSYGWSDADYTATDVLERRGRTLFTVLKGGEELGRVELGIPGRHNVLNSLAAIALATELGVDFPAVTRGLASFAGAKRRFETKYLSPSIRIVDDYGHHPTEIAATLQTARSLQPNRLVVYFQPHRYTRTQMLADDFGKVLQAADLVFVADVYPASELPIKGVSGQTIIDAMHKHGPVETHYLPNLATAHHAIGNALNPGDLFLTLGAGNVHECGMRIAHDLALLEDLERTAGEDLKGRLYEPMSRHTTMGVGGCAQYWLEPSTFSGMRTAVNYCRDRNIPVHVIGRGSNIIVRDGGLRGAVIHPSGGEFDVLDIQGSHISAGAGVRLKKLVSASVQNGLGGLEWMDGIPGNVGGSLRMNAGAMGMDMIQNLVSVVCLDEDGEIRSHTKEELNAQYRSIPDLAHNFVLQAVFETRPASTREMEQRLEEARAKRKLTQPVGASSGCIFKNPAEIPAGRLIDELGLKNACVGDACVSDVHANFIINRGHARARDITILIDMIRKEAMENRGIDLKSEAQVIGDREPQF, encoded by the coding sequence ATGATTGAGATTTTACGCAAACGCCTGATGGACAGGGAACACCCGGCACGCCTGCACCTCATCGGCGTAGCGGGTTCCGGCATGTCCGGCCTGGCGCTCATGCTGATGGAAATGGGCCACCGGGTAAGCGGCTGCGACCGGGTTACGAGCACGGAAACGGAACGGCTCCAGAGCCTGGGCCTGTCCTTCTCATGCCCCCACTCCGCGGACGCCGTCTCGGACGCGGAAATCGTCATTTATTCCAGCGCCATCCGGGAGGACAATCCGGCCCTGGCTGCCGCGCGCAAGCTGGGCATCCCCTGCATGCGCCGCGCGGAATGCCTGGCGGCCATCCTGAACGGGAAGAAGGGCGTGGTGGTCTCCGGCACGCACGGGAAAACCACCACTTCAGCCCTCTGCGCGCACCTGATGCGGGAAGGCCGCATGCGCCCGTGCCACTACGTGGGGGCGGAAATCCCCGTGCTGGGCACCAACGCCCACTGGAACGAGGACAGCGAGTACCTGGTGGCGGAAGGGGACGAAAGCGACGGCACGCTGGTGAACTACATCCCGGAGCACAGCATCGTCCTCAACATTGAGCCGGAACACCTGGACCATTACAAGGACCTGGATGAAATCAAGGCCGTGTTCAACCAGCTGTGCTCCCAGACGCGGGGCAGCATCATCTACTGCCGCGCCCATCCCGGCGCTGCGGACGTATGCGCCGCATACCCCAATTCCGTTTCCTACGGCTGGTCCGATGCGGACTATACCGCCACGGACGTTCTGGAACGCCGCGGCCGCACCCTGTTCACCGTGCTGAAGGGGGGGGAGGAACTGGGCCGCGTGGAGCTGGGCATTCCCGGCCGCCACAACGTGCTGAACTCCCTGGCGGCCATCGCGCTGGCAACGGAACTGGGCGTGGATTTCCCGGCGGTGACGCGCGGACTGGCCTCCTTTGCCGGAGCCAAGCGCCGCTTTGAAACCAAATACCTTTCCCCCTCCATCCGGATTGTGGACGATTACGGCCACCATCCCACGGAGATAGCCGCCACCCTCCAGACCGCCCGTTCCCTCCAGCCGAACCGCCTGGTAGTGTACTTCCAGCCGCACCGCTACACGCGCACGCAGATGCTGGCGGACGACTTCGGCAAGGTGCTCCAGGCGGCGGACCTCGTCTTTGTGGCGGACGTTTATCCCGCCAGCGAACTGCCCATCAAGGGAGTGAGCGGGCAGACCATCATTGACGCCATGCACAAGCACGGCCCGGTGGAAACCCACTACCTCCCCAACCTCGCCACGGCGCACCACGCCATCGGCAACGCGCTGAACCCCGGAGACCTGTTCCTGACGCTGGGAGCCGGGAACGTCCATGAATGCGGCATGCGCATTGCCCATGACCTGGCCCTGCTGGAAGACCTGGAACGCACCGCGGGGGAAGATTTGAAAGGCAGGCTGTACGAGCCCATGTCACGCCACACCACCATGGGCGTGGGCGGCTGCGCCCAGTACTGGCTGGAGCCCTCCACCTTTTCCGGGATGCGGACGGCGGTCAACTACTGCCGGGACCGGAACATCCCCGTGCACGTCATTGGCCGCGGCTCCAACATCATCGTCAGGGACGGCGGCCTGCGCGGCGCCGTCATCCACCCCTCCGGCGGCGAATTCGACGTACTGGACATCCAGGGCAGCCATATTTCCGCCGGTGCGGGCGTGCGCCTGAAAAAGCTGGTCTCCGCCTCCGTCCAGAACGGCCTTGGCGGCCTGGAATGGATGGACGGCATTCCCGGCAACGTGGGGGGAAGCCTCCGCATGAACGCCGGAGCCATGGGCATGGACATGATTCAAAACCTGGTCTCCGTCGTCTGCCTGGATGAAGACGGGGAAATCCGCAGCCATACGAAGGAGGAGCTGAACGCCCAGTACCGTTCCATTCCGGACCTGGCCCACAACTTTGTTCTTCAGGCCGTGTTTGAGACGCGGCCCGCTTCTACCCGGGAAATGGAGCAGCGCCTGGAAGAAGCCCGCGCCAAGCGCAAGCTCACCCAGCCCGTAGGAGCCAGCTCAGGATGCATCTTCAAGAACCCGGCTGAAATCCCGGCGGGCAGGCTCATTGACGAGCTGGGCCTCAAAAACGCCTGCGTGGGGGATGCCTGCGTGTCCGACGTGCATGCCAACTTCATCATCAACCGCGGCCACGCCAGGGCGCGGGACATCACCATCCTGATTGACATGATCCGGAAAGAAGCCATGGAAAACCGCGGCATTGACCTGAAATCGGAAGCCCAGGTCATCGGTGACCGGGAACCTCAATTTTAA
- a CDS encoding FtsQ-type POTRA domain-containing protein, translated as MSHKATTPVPRSAKRPELLLLEREARKETIERKGRNYRFWLFRRRLFHILTVYTLIFGLIGAIVFLWKDYILKYDWLSIDTVTLKSNGIFNAEQAFSLMGVGPADNIFAMDAAELEQRLLKCPAIRRASVKRQISSDPTLLVDIDARIPVAWIDCPELGIRPGDARYGVLADKEGVIFPCMEQVHLPYIQGRHMPSVTLRPPSSGQLTYGISIRELEAPMQLIELLSGSVTEFLPSIVSITTPNDWSFCVRFSNDCQATFSHYGLEHQVEKLSKALQHARQTHRKISAINLIPEHNIPVIFDDAYEDIPLAEPIEE; from the coding sequence ATGTCGCACAAAGCCACAACGCCAGTCCCCCGTTCCGCCAAGAGGCCGGAACTGCTCCTGCTGGAACGGGAGGCGAGAAAAGAAACCATTGAGCGCAAGGGCAGGAACTACCGTTTCTGGCTCTTCCGGCGCAGGCTGTTCCACATCCTCACCGTTTACACGCTCATCTTCGGCCTCATCGGGGCCATTGTCTTCCTGTGGAAGGACTACATCCTTAAATACGACTGGCTCTCCATTGATACCGTTACGCTGAAAAGCAACGGCATCTTCAACGCGGAGCAGGCCTTCTCCCTCATGGGCGTGGGGCCCGCAGACAACATCTTTGCCATGGACGCCGCAGAGCTGGAACAGCGCCTGCTTAAATGCCCGGCCATCCGCCGGGCGTCCGTCAAACGCCAGATATCCTCTGATCCCACCCTGCTGGTGGACATTGACGCGCGCATCCCCGTGGCATGGATTGACTGCCCGGAGCTCGGCATCCGCCCCGGTGACGCCAGGTACGGCGTTCTGGCGGACAAGGAGGGCGTCATCTTCCCCTGCATGGAGCAGGTCCACCTGCCCTACATCCAGGGCAGGCACATGCCTTCCGTGACCCTCAGGCCGCCCAGCTCCGGCCAGCTCACTTACGGCATCAGCATCCGTGAACTGGAAGCGCCCATGCAGCTTATTGAGCTGCTGTCCGGCAGCGTGACGGAATTCCTGCCCAGCATTGTCTCCATCACCACGCCCAATGACTGGTCTTTCTGCGTGCGCTTTTCCAATGACTGCCAGGCCACTTTCAGCCATTACGGCCTGGAGCACCAGGTGGAAAAACTCTCCAAGGCGCTTCAGCACGCGCGCCAGACGCACCGCAAAATCAGCGCCATCAACCTGATTCCGGAGCATAACATCCCCGTCATCTTTGACGATGCCTACGAGGATATCCCCCTGGCGGAACCTATTGAGGAGTGA
- the lipB gene encoding lipoyl(octanoyl) transferase LipB codes for MNIIRIPGLADYQETLKLQEQLVRAHQEDPECEDDLLLLEHAGVYTIGRTRDHASLHPGSVLPYPIYEINRGGQATYHGPGQLVGYPITDLNRRGRDLHNYVTALENALIETCARFGVQARIREGLVGVWVEDRKIASIGVGVKKWIAMHGFAFNVTRESLPPFQAITPCGIQGVQMTCLENEMPDLGPGDALLTRFGDVFAELWKEKFHRNSSAEER; via the coding sequence ATGAACATCATCCGCATCCCCGGCCTGGCAGACTATCAGGAAACTCTGAAACTCCAGGAACAACTGGTCCGCGCCCACCAGGAAGACCCGGAGTGTGAAGATGACCTGCTCCTGCTGGAACACGCCGGGGTTTACACCATCGGCCGCACGCGGGACCACGCCAGCCTCCACCCCGGTTCCGTGCTCCCGTACCCCATTTATGAAATCAACCGCGGAGGCCAGGCCACCTACCACGGCCCCGGCCAGCTGGTAGGGTACCCCATTACGGACCTGAACCGCCGCGGAAGGGACCTGCACAACTACGTTACGGCCCTGGAAAACGCCCTGATTGAAACCTGCGCCCGGTTCGGCGTGCAGGCACGCATCCGGGAAGGACTGGTGGGCGTGTGGGTGGAGGACCGCAAAATAGCCTCCATCGGCGTGGGGGTGAAAAAATGGATTGCCATGCACGGCTTCGCCTTCAACGTAACCCGTGAATCCCTGCCTCCCTTCCAGGCCATCACCCCCTGCGGCATTCAGGGCGTGCAGATGACCTGCCTGGAAAACGAAATGCCGGACCTTGGTCCGGGGGATGCGCTGCTGACCCGGTTCGGGGATGTTTTCGCAGAACTGTGGAAGGAAAAATTCCACAGGAATTCCAGTGCAGAAGAACGCTGA
- the recA gene encoding recombinase RecA, with product MSNETSLSPEAEKLAAARKRNLDLALSQIQKDFGENAIMRLGDNAKMEVDVIPTGNLLIDRALGVGGFARGRIVEIYGPESSGKTTLTLTAIAQAQKAGGLAAFIDVEHALDPQYAARLGVNLDDLLVSQPSSGEEALQICEALVRSNSIDVIVLDSVAALVTKQELDGEIGDSTVGAQARLMSAALRKLTSFISKARTVCVFTNQIREKIGVMFGNPETTPGGRALKFYASVRVDIRRIGQIKASDGTVAGNRTKIKVVKNKVAPPFTECEFDIMYNEGISSVGSLLDLAMEYDIIQKRGSWISYNGSQIAQGRDAAKEALKSNPDLYKEIEELVKAKMDEKAAK from the coding sequence ATGAGTAACGAAACATCTTTATCCCCCGAAGCTGAAAAACTGGCGGCGGCCCGCAAGCGCAACCTTGACCTGGCCCTCTCCCAGATCCAGAAAGACTTCGGTGAAAATGCCATCATGCGTCTTGGCGACAACGCAAAAATGGAAGTGGACGTCATCCCCACCGGCAACCTTCTCATTGACCGCGCGCTGGGCGTGGGCGGCTTCGCCCGCGGCCGCATCGTGGAAATCTACGGACCGGAATCCTCCGGCAAGACCACGCTGACCCTGACGGCCATCGCCCAGGCCCAGAAGGCCGGCGGCCTGGCCGCGTTCATTGACGTGGAACACGCGCTGGACCCCCAGTACGCCGCACGCCTGGGCGTGAACCTGGACGACCTGCTGGTCTCCCAGCCGAGTTCCGGTGAAGAAGCCCTGCAAATCTGCGAAGCCCTGGTGCGCTCCAACTCCATTGACGTCATCGTGCTGGATTCCGTAGCCGCCCTGGTCACCAAGCAGGAGCTGGACGGCGAAATCGGGGACTCCACGGTGGGCGCCCAGGCGCGCCTGATGTCCGCAGCCCTCCGCAAGCTTACCAGCTTCATCTCCAAGGCGCGCACCGTGTGCGTCTTCACCAACCAGATCCGTGAAAAAATCGGCGTCATGTTCGGCAACCCGGAAACCACTCCCGGGGGACGCGCCCTGAAATTCTACGCTTCCGTGCGCGTGGACATCCGCCGCATCGGCCAGATCAAGGCCAGCGACGGAACCGTGGCCGGGAACCGCACCAAGATCAAGGTGGTCAAGAACAAGGTGGCGCCCCCCTTCACGGAATGCGAGTTCGACATCATGTACAATGAAGGCATCTCCTCTGTGGGAAGCCTGCTGGACTTGGCGATGGAATATGACATCATCCAGAAGCGCGGCTCCTGGATCAGCTACAACGGCAGCCAGATTGCCCAGGGCCGGGACGCCGCTAAGGAAGCCCTCAAGTCCAACCCTGACCTGTACAAGGAAATCGAAGAACTGGTCAAGGCCAAGATGGACGAGAAGGCGGCCAAATAA
- the murG gene encoding undecaprenyldiphospho-muramoylpentapeptide beta-N-acetylglucosaminyltransferase, translating to MTEPSSTRPPLNIVIACGGTGGHLFPGIAVAQELKKRGHNVTLLISQKKVDAQASRNYGDLNFRTIEAIAMPKIPSMSLLGFGIKLYKAIRFSRSLLDEVNADVVIGMGGFTSFPPVYAAHRKGIRTYVHDSNALPGKANRMTAKCCTNVLLGIEEARHYFNPAKCIVTGTPVRQEMEERRDKDESRAELNLPKDRRVVLVMGGSQGARNLNSLVIEAARQCADLCDFLIITGSADFARVSQLTADMPHVHVIEFCSAMATAYAAADVVISRSGASSLTELAHMGKAALLVPYPFAADDHQAHNARVFAAHGAARMMRENTLTPDDITAFLNEVFKDSSLLASMNECALRLDTPDAVSRIANVIENTDHAAIHD from the coding sequence ATGACTGAACCCTCTTCCACACGCCCCCCCCTGAACATCGTGATTGCCTGCGGCGGCACGGGGGGGCACCTTTTTCCCGGCATCGCCGTGGCCCAGGAACTTAAAAAGCGCGGCCACAACGTCACCCTGCTCATCTCCCAGAAGAAGGTGGACGCCCAGGCCAGCCGGAATTACGGCGATCTCAACTTCCGCACCATTGAGGCCATTGCCATGCCCAAAATCCCGTCCATGTCCCTGCTGGGTTTCGGGATCAAGCTGTACAAGGCCATCCGTTTCAGCCGCAGCCTGCTGGACGAGGTGAACGCGGACGTCGTCATCGGCATGGGAGGGTTCACCTCCTTCCCGCCCGTGTACGCCGCCCACCGCAAGGGCATCCGCACTTACGTGCATGACTCCAACGCCCTGCCCGGCAAAGCCAACCGCATGACCGCCAAGTGCTGCACGAACGTGCTGCTGGGCATTGAGGAAGCCAGGCACTACTTCAACCCCGCCAAGTGCATCGTCACCGGCACTCCGGTGCGCCAAGAGATGGAGGAGCGCAGGGACAAGGATGAATCCAGAGCGGAGCTCAACCTGCCCAAGGACCGCCGCGTGGTCCTGGTGATGGGCGGTTCCCAGGGAGCCAGGAACCTGAATTCCCTGGTCATTGAAGCGGCCCGGCAGTGCGCGGACCTGTGCGACTTCCTCATCATCACCGGCTCCGCAGACTTTGCGCGCGTGAGCCAGCTCACGGCGGACATGCCCCATGTGCACGTCATTGAATTCTGTTCCGCCATGGCTACCGCGTACGCCGCGGCGGACGTGGTCATTTCCCGCTCCGGGGCGTCCAGCCTGACGGAGCTGGCCCACATGGGGAAGGCGGCCCTGCTGGTTCCCTACCCCTTTGCCGCGGACGACCACCAGGCGCATAACGCGCGCGTTTTCGCCGCCCACGGCGCGGCGCGCATGATGCGTGAAAACACCCTCACGCCAGACGATATTACGGCTTTTCTGAATGAAGTCTTCAAGGATTCCTCCCTGCTGGCCTCCATGAATGAATGTGCTTTACGTCTGGATACGCCTGATGCAGTATCCCGCATCGCCAATGTCATTGAAAATACGGACCATGCAGCCATCCATGATTGA
- a CDS encoding LysM peptidoglycan-binding domain-containing protein: MKTTKTPDHNPTGRTRPKRKMGTVLRAKLSRYRARVSEFEDDAPSSTVVRWLVVLLLLHLLVIGGVYVRSTWFRNTTETVEMAATLPTPPTVAQTPAPAAAPAVLPRVPQAAPAAPVTITQPEQVVDARPNRHPAPAPAAQEHIPDAAPVAGPARHIVRTGDTWERVARDNRVAVNDLKTVNPKVQRLVSGSTLVIPARPGDKPVQEKTAAAEAELDGVPHIVKKGETLSVIGRKYKMNWRNIQKFNKMSDKDVARLKIGQKIMIPKK; the protein is encoded by the coding sequence ATGAAAACGACCAAGACCCCCGATCACAATCCGACCGGACGCACCCGTCCGAAACGCAAAATGGGCACCGTGCTCCGCGCCAAGCTCAGCAGGTACCGCGCCCGCGTCTCCGAATTTGAAGACGACGCCCCCAGCAGCACCGTCGTGCGCTGGCTCGTCGTCCTCCTTCTTCTCCACCTTCTCGTGATCGGCGGCGTTTATGTCCGCAGCACCTGGTTCAGAAACACCACGGAAACCGTGGAGATGGCGGCCACACTGCCTACGCCGCCCACCGTTGCCCAGACGCCCGCGCCTGCGGCGGCTCCCGCTGTTCTGCCCCGTGTCCCGCAGGCCGCCCCCGCCGCCCCGGTCACCATCACGCAGCCGGAACAGGTGGTGGACGCCCGGCCGAACAGGCATCCGGCTCCCGCCCCCGCCGCCCAGGAGCATATTCCGGACGCCGCTCCGGTGGCAGGTCCTGCGCGCCACATTGTGCGCACGGGGGACACCTGGGAACGCGTTGCCCGTGACAACCGGGTGGCCGTCAATGACCTGAAGACCGTCAACCCCAAGGTGCAGCGCCTTGTCAGCGGAAGCACGCTGGTCATTCCCGCACGCCCCGGCGACAAGCCCGTGCAGGAAAAAACCGCCGCGGCTGAAGCGGAACTGGACGGCGTGCCTCACATCGTGAAAAAGGGTGAAACCCTCTCCGTCATCGGCCGCAAGTACAAGATGAACTGGCGCAATATCCAGAAATTCAACAAGATGAGCGACAAGGACGTAGCTCGCCTCAAGATTGGTCAAAAAATCATGATTCCCAAGAAGTAG
- a CDS encoding N-acetylmuramoyl-L-alanine amidase → MLGVLGMFLLTLSTAFGWNPETINGIQYIPMSEVRTHYKLTRERTEGRQKVYEVPEKIQIRMQAHSQDMFMNNMKFVLSYPVADHPSKGLMVSNMDLHKIIDPVLRPIYIANRRSFNTVVIDPGHGGHDSGTRNRISREADINLSVAKKLRDRLKGMGYQVVMTRDTDNFITLQDRVRIANRHDNAIFISIHFNDGGSSARGVETFTLAPAGTSSSMSRNIRQDALQGNAQDSMNIALATAVQGHMLKGPLAIKEGISMVDRGIKRARYSVLCTIKHPAILVEGGFMSNPQEALLIATERYQNFMASSLAAAVRQYRTALGQQARRTR, encoded by the coding sequence ATGCTTGGCGTTTTGGGCATGTTTCTGCTGACGCTGTCCACGGCCTTCGGATGGAACCCGGAAACCATCAACGGGATACAGTATATACCGATGTCCGAGGTGCGCACCCACTACAAGCTGACCCGTGAGCGTACGGAAGGGCGGCAGAAAGTTTACGAAGTGCCGGAAAAGATCCAGATCCGCATGCAGGCGCACAGCCAGGACATGTTCATGAACAACATGAAGTTCGTGCTTTCCTACCCCGTGGCGGACCATCCCTCCAAGGGGCTGATGGTCTCCAACATGGACCTGCATAAAATCATTGATCCGGTCCTGCGTCCCATTTACATCGCCAACCGCCGCAGCTTCAACACGGTGGTCATTGATCCCGGCCACGGCGGGCACGACAGCGGCACGCGCAACCGCATCAGCCGGGAGGCGGACATCAACCTTTCCGTGGCCAAAAAACTGCGCGACCGCCTCAAGGGGATGGGCTACCAGGTGGTGATGACCCGTGACACGGACAACTTCATCACCCTCCAGGACCGCGTCCGCATCGCCAACAGGCATGACAACGCCATTTTCATCAGCATCCACTTCAATGACGGCGGCTCCTCCGCCCGCGGAGTGGAAACCTTCACGCTGGCTCCCGCGGGGACTTCCTCCTCCATGTCCCGCAACATACGGCAGGACGCGTTGCAGGGCAACGCCCAGGACAGCATGAACATCGCCCTAGCTACCGCCGTGCAGGGGCACATGCTGAAAGGGCCGCTCGCCATCAAGGAAGGCATCTCCATGGTTGACCGCGGCATCAAGCGCGCGCGGTATTCCGTGCTGTGCACCATCAAGCATCCGGCCATCCTGGTGGAAGGCGGCTTCATGTCCAACCCGCAGGAAGCCTTGCTCATCGCCACGGAACGCTACCAGAACTTCATGGCCTCCTCCCTGGCCGCCGCCGTGCGCCAGTACCGCACCGCCCTGGGCCAGCAGGCGCGCAGAACGCGTTAA
- a CDS encoding putative peptidoglycan glycosyltransferase FtsW, which translates to MSSKVCMILVWFFVICLLVVGLVMVSSTAAWAEETTHPYEPLFKQTAFACAGLLGALVLSRIDYRIWRKYIWWILGFASFLLVLCYMPGIGKEINGERRWITIGMQFQPSECAKLCMMMALAHWLALYRDRTTSFWWGFAMPGIIFGVPLALILFEKDMGTSVALALAAFCVMFVAGTRKIYLGGALALAGGALYVLVQSNANRLERFLAWKDLDAHRLGAGLQQYRASIALSRGGLDGVGLGNSAEKHGTLPFAHTDFIFAPLGEEFGFYGTMFVLLCYFLMTYAGIGVAMQCRDAYGRFLAVGIVAIIFCPAILNIAVVTNAVPNSGLPLPFISFGGTNLVFTLAALGMLTSIQRFSTGAQPNCEITRKDERSIDVRL; encoded by the coding sequence ATGTCTTCCAAAGTCTGCATGATTCTGGTCTGGTTTTTCGTCATCTGCCTTCTGGTCGTGGGCCTGGTGATGGTATCCAGCACGGCGGCGTGGGCGGAGGAAACCACGCACCCTTACGAACCCCTGTTCAAGCAAACGGCCTTTGCCTGCGCGGGCCTGCTGGGGGCCCTGGTCCTCTCCCGGATAGATTACCGGATATGGAGGAAGTACATCTGGTGGATCCTGGGATTCGCCTCCTTCCTGCTGGTGCTGTGCTACATGCCGGGCATCGGCAAGGAAATCAACGGGGAACGCCGCTGGATCACCATCGGCATGCAGTTCCAGCCCAGTGAATGCGCCAAGCTCTGCATGATGATGGCGCTGGCCCACTGGCTGGCCCTGTACCGGGACCGCACCACCTCCTTCTGGTGGGGGTTCGCCATGCCCGGCATCATCTTCGGCGTTCCGCTGGCGCTGATTCTTTTTGAAAAGGACATGGGCACCTCCGTAGCGCTGGCCCTGGCCGCGTTCTGCGTGATGTTCGTGGCGGGCACGCGTAAAATTTACCTGGGCGGCGCCCTGGCCCTGGCCGGGGGTGCGCTTTACGTTCTGGTGCAGAGCAACGCCAACCGCCTGGAACGCTTCCTGGCCTGGAAGGACCTGGACGCCCACCGCCTGGGCGCGGGACTCCAGCAGTACCGCGCCTCCATCGCCCTGTCCCGCGGGGGACTGGACGGAGTGGGCCTGGGCAACAGCGCGGAGAAGCACGGCACGCTGCCCTTCGCCCATACGGACTTTATCTTCGCCCCGCTGGGCGAGGAATTCGGCTTTTACGGGACCATGTTCGTCCTGCTCTGCTACTTCCTGATGACGTACGCCGGCATCGGCGTGGCCATGCAGTGCCGGGACGCCTACGGGCGGTTCCTGGCCGTGGGGATTGTCGCCATCATCTTCTGCCCCGCCATCCTGAACATTGCGGTGGTGACCAACGCCGTTCCCAACTCCGGCCTGCCCCTGCCCTTCATCAGCTTCGGGGGGACCAACCTGGTCTTCACGCTGGCCGCCCTGGGCATGCTCACCAGCATCCAGAGATTTTCCACCGGGGCACAGCCCAACTGTGAAATCACCCGCAAAGACGAACGCTCCATTGATGTAAGATTATGA